Part of the Planctomycetia bacterium genome is shown below.
GAGGTCGCCTTGCGCAAATTGCTCCGCTCCGGCGCGGATTGCGTCCAGCGGCCGACTGATCGAACGCGCTACGTAAAAGCAAAGTCCGCTCGCTAAGCCCAGGATGACCAACGCAACGATCGCGGCGCGCCATTGGAGCTGCCGGCGGAGCGCCGAGGCCGCGGCCGTGGTGATGCCCGAACGGACCGCGCCGATCGTTTTTCCGTCCGCCTTCAGCGGCGCCGCGTAGTAGGACATCGGCTCATGGAACGTCGGGCTCGCGCGGGTCACGCTCAAAGGATAACCGCGCAATGCCGCAGAAACTTCCGGACGCTGCCCGTGGTTTTCCATCTTGCTCGGGTCTTCCGCCGTGTCGCAGTAGACTTCGCCGGAGGGAAGGACGACGGTCAGCCGCACGCCCGTTGCGTCGCTGATCTGCCGGCAGATGGCCTGCACTTGCGGCGTTTCTTCTGCCGTTAGCCGCTTCGGCAATTGCGCGGCCGCCAGGTTAGAGAGCGACACTAGTTGCCGCTGCACATCGGCGTGGGCGAACTCGCCCAACAAGTACGATGCATAAACCGTAACCGCGAGGAGCGAAACTAACGTGATTCCCAGGTAGCTGGGAAATAGCCGCCAAATCAACCGCCGCGAGGCCATCGGTTACTCCTTGAACCGATAGCCTACTCCCCGGACCGTTTCGATGTAAACGCCGTAGTCGCCAAGCTTTTTGCGCAGGCCCGCGACTTGGACGTCGACCGAACGCTCCGTCACGGGGTAATCGTCTCCTTTGACGGCATCGACGATCTGGTTCCGCGTGAACGCCCAGCCGGGGCGCTGCGCCAGAAAATGCAGCAATCGGAACTCGGTCAACGTCAGCGTCAGTGGTTCGCCGGCCGCCAGGACCTCGTGTCGCCCCGGGTGAATCACCAACTCGTGCGCGCTGATCGGCTGCTCGGGGCCCATCCGTTCCGCCGCCTTGCGCCGCAACACGGCGCGGATGCGGGCCAGCAACAGTCGGGGACTGAAAGGTTTGACGACGTAGTCGTCGGCGCCCAACTCCAGGCCGGTCACCTGGTCGGCCTCTTCGGCCTTGGCGGTGAGCATGATCACGGGGATGGTCTTCGTGCGCGGATCGCCCTTCAACTGCCGGCAGACTTCCAGGCCGTCCACGTTCGGCAGCAGCAGGTCCAGCAGGATCAAATCCGGCGCCGTGGTGCGGGCCTCGCGCAACGCCTCCTCGCCG
Proteins encoded:
- a CDS encoding response regulator; amino-acid sequence: MARERILIVDDEEDLLELVNYNLTKEGYRVTGVGTGEEALREARTTAPDLILLDLLLPNVDGLEVCRQLKGDPRTKTIPVIMLTAKAEEADQVTGLELGADDYVVKPFSPRLLLARIRAVLRRKAAERMGPEQPISAHELVIHPGRHEVLAAGEPLTLTLTEFRLLHFLAQRPGWAFTRNQIVDAVKGDDYPVTERSVDVQVAGLRKKLGDYGVYIETVRGVGYRFKE